AGCGGATGTATAGAGCACTACTTAGGGGCTAGCGGATGTGTAGTTCACCACTTGGGGTCTAGCGGATGTATGGAGCACCACCTAGGGTCTAGCGGATGTATAGTTCACCACTTAGGGTCTAGCGGATGTATGGAGCACCACCTAGGGTCTAGTGGATGTATAGAGCACTACTTAGGGTCTAGCAGATGTATAGCTCACCACTTAGGGTCTAGCGGATGTATGGAGCACCACCTAGGGTCTAGTGGATGTATAGAGCACCACTTTAGGGTCTAGCGGATGTATAGAGCACTACTTAGGGTCTAGTGGATGTATAGAGCACCACTTTAGGGTCTAGTGGATGTATAGAGCACCACTTTAGGGTCTAGTGGATGTATAGAGCACCACTTTAGGGTCTAGCGGATGTATAAATCACTACTTAGGGTCTAGTGGATGTATAGTTCACCACTTAAGGTCTAGCGGATGTATAGAGCACTACTTAGGGTCTAGAGGATGTATAGTTCACTACTTAGGGTCTTGCGGATGTATAGAGCACTCCTTAGGGTCTAGCAGATGTATAGAGCACTACTTAGGGTCTAGCCGATGTATAGAGCACTACTTAGTGTCTAGCAGATGTATAGAGCACTACTTAGGGTCTAGCAGATGTATAGAGCACTACTTAGGGTCTAGCAGATGTATAGAGCACTACTTAAGGTCTAGCAGATGTATAGAGCACTACTTAAGGTCTAGCAGATGTATAGTTCACCACTTAGGATCTAGCGGATGTATGGAGCACCACCTTGGGTCTAGTGGATGTATAGAGCACTACTTAGGGTCTAGCAGATGTATAGAGCACTACTTAGGGTCTAGCAGATGTATAGTTCACCACTTAGGGTCTAGTGGATGTATGGAGCACCACCTAGGGTCTAGTGGATGTATAGAGCACTACTTAGGGTCTAGCGGATGTATAGAGCATTACTTAGGGTCTAGCGGATGTATAAAGCACTACTTAGGGTCTAGAGGATGTATAGTTCACCACTTAAGGTCTAGCGGAAGTATAGATCATTATTTAGGGTCTAGCGGATGTATAGTTCACTACTTAGGGTCTTGCAGATGTATAGAGCACTCCTTAGGGTCTAGTGGAGCACTCCTTAGGGTCTAGTGGATGTATAGAGCACTACTTAGGGTCTAGCGGATGTATAGAGCACTACTTAGGGTCTAGTGGATGTATAGAGCACTACTTAAGGTCTAGCGGATGTATAGAACACTATTTAGGGTCTAGCAGATGTATAGAGCACTACTTAGGGTCTAGCGGATGTATAGCTCACTACTGAGGGTCTAGTGGATGCATAGTTCACTATGTAGGGTCTAGTGGATGTATAGTTCACTACCTAGGGTCTAGCGGATGTATAGACACTACATAGGGTCTAGGAGATGTATAGAGCTCTACTTAGGGTCTAGCAGAGGTATAGTTCGCTACCTAGGGTCTAGCGGATGTATAGTTCACTACTTAGGGTCTAGTGGATGTATAGTGCACTACTCAGGGTTTGGGAGTGACGAGTTCTTATCCTCACTATGCCTTGGGCGTCTAGCGGATGTATAGTTCACTACTTAGGGTCTAGCGGATGTATAGAGCACTTCTTAGGGTCTAGTGGAGgtatagtgcactatgtaggcTGTGAAGTAACTATTTGCCCTCGTATGTAGTGTGCtcatgtagtgagtagggagctgaATTCCATTCTACTTCCCCCACATGTAGTGCAGTATATAGGGATTAGAAGGCAGAGTATGCTTGTCTTGTGCATAGGGAGTTTGGTGCACTATGTAGGAAATGAAAGCAAACACTTCATGCTCCAGTGCCCTTAAAAACAGAGTTCATTAAAAATGTAGTGTACACTAGATCTGTACAGTGCAGTATATACAGTCAGGAAGCCATTATCATAGACCCTACCTGTAGTGCACTTCACACTGTGTAGGGTGCAGGGAGTTCCCATTGTAGGAGGTGTAGTACACTACGTAGGGTGAAGGCAGCATGTTGTGTGTAGTGTGCACTTCAATAACCTGTTAGTTACAGTGTTGCAAATGGCACCCTGTAAGCTAttaagtgcactatgtagggtgtaGGAGACATTACTTAATTCCTTCTGCACCTGTGTAGGGATGAAGGCGCTGTATTTGATCAAACGGCACTTTAGGGCACTAAGTAGGGTGTAGGAGCCATTTTGTAGTGCACCTCTGTGGGGCCTAAGAAACTGTGTTGCCATTGTTGTGCACTTGATAGGGTGCACTCATTTTTTGGACATATTTGGCTGATTTCAGTGCGTGATTAAAAATAATGGCGCCCCATGCCCTATCCTGGTGTGTGCTTATagttagtgtggtgtgtgtgtgtgtgtgtgtgtgtgtgtgcgtgtgtgttctctCACGCAGATGGAGCAGATCAAACGTGCGAACAAGCTCTTCAGTAACGACTGCATTTTCCTGCGCCACAGCCTGAACATCCCGGTGCACACGGAGCGGCCGTCTCTCTTTAACGGACTGTCTCTGGAGTCACCGGACGGAGACGACTCGGCCCCTCAGGAATCTCCTCATGTCTCCTCTGTACCCTCCACCTCCCCCTCACCCCTcactcctcctccccctcctactcaGGCCCCCCCGGAGTCGACCCCGCGGCCCCCCCAGCCGGATGAGCTCTCTGCTAAGGACTATTTACACATGCTGGACTTGCAGATCACTCGCTCCAAACAGGCCGCCAGGAGACTCAAAGAGGACGAGACGAGGTGAGACGTGGGGACGAGGGCGTCTTTTAAACACCCGCAGGAACCCGGTGGGGTTTTCTGTCCTGTCTTAATGACGTTATAACTCATAATAACACGTCTGTGGTGCTTTAGTGTCAGTGTGAGTAGTCTTtatgtgtacagtggatgtaaaaGTTTACACGCCCCCATTCACACTCCAGGTTTTTGTGacgtaaaaatgaaataaaactaaaTCCTGTCAGATTGTTCTTTCAGATCCATCTTTAATCTAAAATAGCAACCAACAAAATATACAGTAACCTAGTTGCAGAAGTATACACACCCTTTCATCACTGAAATTATTCTGATTAACGCCAAATAAAGATCAGCTGTTTCTCTCTGAGTTTCTTCGCATCTTCTTGGTTTCATCCGACTGCTGAACCTGAAGAGCTTGCCAGGTGTGTACAGGATCTCGCTGTGTGAAAGATCTCAATCAGAAGAGGTGTACAGAAGAATTTCAATAACATTAACTGGACCATGGAACAGGCTGAAGTCCTTCATCATCATCAAGTGGAGAAAATGGAACACCACAGTGACATCGCCACTAGAGGACGTCTCTTGAAAACTGATGAAAGGATTAGAACTGATGAAAATGATCAACGAGGCTGCTAAGGGACCTACAGCAACATTAAAGGAGATGCAGGAACATCTGATGAAAATATCTCTGGGCGATGGGGTTGGGTGGCTAGATGGAGGCACTTTTTCATGAAAAAAGCTCTAAATTACCCCAAACCATGTGGCAAAATGTGCAGAACTTTTACCAAGGTAGTTctaaaatatatttttggagTAAAAAGACAGCTTATCATCCAAACATCACAATactcatggtgaagcatggtggtagaaGCATCAAGCTTTGGAGCTGCTTCTCTTCAGCTAGAACTGAGGATCTAAGATGAAGGGAATCATGGAGAGCTCCAAAGACCAATCTGTTCTGGAACGAATCCTCTGGtagctgaagatgaagaaacgTTTCAACTTCCAGCACAATAAAGACCCCATGATGACGATGATTAGATGGTTTTGGAATGAAGCTCAGCTCTAATCCTTCTGTGTAGAGGAGATCTGTTCACTATCTTGTaaggaagagtggaataaaatGGCCAAATGAAGATGTGTGAAGTCGGTCGAGTCTTAACCAAAAACGCTGAGAGCTGTTTTAAAAGCGAAAGCTGCTCTAAAAAAAAGTGTTAGTGAAGGGGTGTgtatacttatgcaaccaggtggttgtactattttttttctttcctaaatCGTTTCTATTTTTATTTCCAATGTTGTTGATTTTCTGTTTTACGTTAAAGGTTGAAaaagatatgatgatgatgatgatttcatCTTGGTTTCATTTCATTATGTCACAAAAACCTGTTTTTCAGACGGGCGTGTCAGCCAAATGGGACAGAGAGCAGATTCTTAATCCAGGATTGTGAGTGATGCAGCTGATCCTGagtcagactgtgtgtgtgtgtgtgtgtgtgtgtgtgtgtgtgtgtgtgtgtgtgtgtgtgtgtgtgtttaactcaAATAGGAAAAAAGTGCTGCAGGTGCGTCATGGTGCTGTTTCCTATTTTAAAGTAACGAATCAATAAGGCATTTTAATTTGATTCTTCAGCAGAGTTTTTCTTCTTGCTCGATAAATTATCTAAAGTTTTGGCACAGAGCACTACAGTGGTATGAAGTGTTTCTCATCCCAGCTGGGTCTCGTTCCTGCGCAGAGGATTGTGGGAGAGAGTGACGGGAGATCCAGTTCTTTTCACTGAGTCACATCTCTTGACTCAAATAAGAGTCGATTCGTTTGGCTCTCAAATGATTCACACAGAATGAAGATACTGAATAGTGAGGCTCGGGAACAAGATTCATATCAGGatcgtgtgtgttagagagagagagatcaccaGGGAAACTGTCTGAGATATTTTTTGCCCTTTCATAGAGAGATAAttcactgtgtgtaatttactgatgCTTTCAGGTGGAGGAGAATGAAAGGGCACATTAGGACACACACACGGTGTAACTGATACATGCGTCAGTGTGGTACTGGGAGAAAACAGATGATGAATTAATAATGAACACTGGAAAAATATCGCAGaggttctttcttttctttttatttcattatttgatTCATCATCTTTATTTTCTTCAGTCTCTCACTCATATTTCTTCATTTTTCCGCAATTTCCTTTTTATCATACTTTTTCTGtctgtttttatatatttttttccttcattcattcatttatttatttattttctttttcgttATTTTAACCTCCTTTAccatcctttttctttcttttattataTCTTCTCTCTGCTTTTTTATCATAATGTTTTATAAAGTCTGTTATTTAAAACTGACGCACAACGAATTGCACATGAACTGTTATAGTGATGTTTATAAAACGTGTGTTGTGTTAGTTATCCGTGAGAAACCATGCGGAAAATCCATCAGCGACGGTTCGAACCTGCAATCCAGCCCCGTCGCTGCGCCACTGCAGttcgtacaataattacaaaatcAGACTCTCGCACTAAAAACGGATCACAATTCATTTCAGATTCTTGGACTTTAATTCATTGgcttgtgtgtgagagtgtgcgtatgtgagagagggagagcgcACGCTAGCATAATGGCTACTCATTCATGTCAACGCTACACACCtcaagcgccccctagtggccaggaCACTGTCTGTAACCTGTAATCTGTATCTTTTCGCTTCGTTCACCTCCGTCTCAGGAACTGAGCCATGTTGTAGACTCTATTAAGATCTTCTACACCTGTCTCAAACTGACTAAAACATGACAGAAAGACTATCACTGAGTGCTTTTCAGGGGTGCCAATACATTTGAAAATGGCGTTTAGTAGTAGCTGTGTTCAAATTACACCATACAAGGTAGTTTTGTGTAGGGTGCCATTATTTTTGCAGCTGATTaactggttttgtgtgtgtgtgtgtttacagggaGGATGAAGATCAGACACATGAGACGTCGTCTTATCAGGAGATATAACACACGTCTGATCACATGTATCGAAAGCTCAGACGATCGTATCACTCCATCCTTCCGTCCCTTTATCCTCACCCTTTATCTGTTAGTCTGTCTATATTTTCTTTAAATCTTGCTTTTATTGGTCTGTGAAGAAAATCAGGACTCGTCACCTTCACTgcctttctattattattattattatttgttgctgTTTACATTCAGCTGTGTGTGACATTAAAGGGGTAATCTGTAGCTCAGAGCCCTGATACGACGATAAAATGAACCAAACACTCATTTATCCGTTACGTCTTTTTAAAAGCTGCTGTACAGAACCGAGATGCAATCGACCAAACAGACGCGGTTATTCAAATCTCTATTAATATCTGAAGTGTGTTTGAGTTGCTGTTTGCTCAATAAGACTAtacagccgtgtgtgtgtgtgtgtggctgcttGCTAACcttttaatttgtttttattttatctgtACAGGACTCTTATGTATGTTTTTGCAGTGTGAAGGTGAATTTAAATGATGTTGCTACTATTGTGTGCTTTTCGATTTTAAAAAGAAATCCTAATAAACATATCAGTAAATCAATATTAatctaaattttttttatttatgtcatgtgttttctttctcataGAATGTGATCATTACGTCAGACTTTATTAATATCCTGTTTCCAGCCGTAGACTCTCAAAAACACTCAGACACACCAACCACACCTTTAAAAGAAATGCAACGTTTATTCGCAATTctggaaaaaagagaagaaatcGCAGTATTTACAGTGAAAAATACTCGATTGTGTTAGACGAGGTTAGATAATCCACAAGCAAGAGGGAAAATTAAGAAACAGGAACACAAATCGCTCAAGAGTCGCAGAGAAAATCAGGAAATTATTGTAGTTAGTTTGTTAAAATCTGAAATCAAACACAGATAAAATGCTAGCTTTATGCTAATACAGAGTACCGTATTTCCTGGAGTATTAGttataacaaaaaacaaacaaagcagcATCATCGTCATTGTATTTTACTTCCTGGAAAATGGCACTTCAGTGCCCCCTGGTGGTGTCGTCTAGCTTAGTGTTTGTCCTCTTTGGAATTACAATAAAAAACAACAATGATGTCACTAAGGATGACTACATGGTAACTGAGTGCaaagctagtcagctagcaaacaTACCTAATGTTAATGCTGAACATGGTCGTCATGGTAACATTGTTATACTTTAACAGGACTGGCTGTTGTTAAATAGATCGGAAAgaaaatgaggctgtagctcaagaTACCAAAAATTCTAGCTTTCTAGCAGTTAGTTAACTGGTTAGTTAATAGTTTATCTGGTTTAGGTTTGACTTTAATAAATATGACATCCTAAACTAAAAGTTCcactttatattattttttataaataggGTAATGTTAGTTTCGAGCTATGATCCGAGCTCAGTCCGTAGCTAATGTTCTGGTAGTTTTAGTTTGAGGTACAGTAATAGACTTATAAAATACTTCTATGTGACACATTATTCGGCAGTTACATTTTTACAGGTTTCCATGGTAACATATTAGCTATCAAGCTACTGTCAAAATCCCTGACAAATGCGTAAAAGAAAAATCAGCCTAACGCAAATCGTAAAGCAGTATCTCGATATTATTACGCATATGTCAGAGTTTTTATAGTAGCTGTGACTGTAAAGTAGCTAGCTTGATGGCTAACATTCCAATATAAATTCGTAAAAGTGTAACTTACAAATACCTTCTATATACAGTATCTCAAGGTACAACTGCCACAAGTGCATTGCTAGCATTAGCCCATTTAACCAGCAAGCTAATCATAACATTTCCCTTATCGTGACTTTATCGTATAGTTTCTGATATAACCAGGAAAATACGGTACATATCACGCTGCTGTACAGACACATAATGTAACATGAATACAAAAAGGTTGTTTCTGaaaagaaaaggggaaaaaaatggtaGTGCTAACATGAAAGTGTAAGAGTCAGTGTGAAATTCAGAGTTGCTTCCTACGATCGAACTATAAACCGTAAATATCTTACACTTCAGATTATTGTATCTTACGCGTATTTTATCCTTACAAGCCTAATCACCTATTGCTGATTATTTTGCGTTTTGTATGTATTGCGTTTTGAGATATTAATTTAGTGCTAATAAAATGTTTAGcttcttttgtttaatttggaaAGCTACTTCATGACGGAACGCATCAGACTAATTTTGCCAGTCGAATAAATTATGATTGTAAATGATTACGCGATAAATACACTGCGTCCTACAGGCTTCCGTAGATCCTCTTGATGATGTCGCCTTCATCCTTCTTGAGGATTCCCTTCTCGATGTACGTGTCCACCTGCTGGTCCATG
The genomic region above belongs to Neoarius graeffei isolate fNeoGra1 chromosome 6, fNeoGra1.pri, whole genome shotgun sequence and contains:
- the lysmd2 gene encoding lysM and putative peptidoglycan-binding domain-containing protein 2 isoform X2 codes for the protein MAEGDLSPGLPRCRSGSDSDGELWLSLARAKTRSYGSTASVTATLGERYTEHRVADGDTLQGIALRYGVTMEQIKRANKLFSNDCIFLRHSLNIPVHTERPSLFNGLSLESPDGDDSAPQESPHVSSVPSTSPSPLTPPPPPTQAPPESTPRPPQPDELSAKDYLHMLDLQITRSKQAARRLKEDETREDEDQTHETSSYQEI
- the lysmd2 gene encoding lysM and putative peptidoglycan-binding domain-containing protein 2 isoform X1 → MAEGDLSPGLPRCRSGSDSDGELWLSLARAKTRSYGSTASVTATLGERYTEHRVADGDTLQGIALRYGVTMEQIKRANKLFSNDCIFLRHSLNIPVHTERPSLFNGLSLESPDGDDSAPQESPHVSSVPSTSPSPLTPPPPPTQAPPESTPRPPQPDELSAKDYLHMLDLQITRSKQAARRLKEDETRRACQPNGTESRFLIQDWRMKIRHMRRRLIRRYNTRLITCIESSDDRITPSFRPFILTLYLLVCLYFL